GGCTGGTTCTTCGACGCCTACCTCTACCAAGCCGCCCTGCCCGATCTGGTCATGACCCGCGACGGCGAGCGCGTGAGCCTGGAATGGAAGACCGGCAACGCCCGCCCCTTCCCCCTGCCGGTCGAGATCGAGGTGGACGGCAAGCGGCGCGTCCTGCCCATGGCCGACGGCCGCGCGACGTTCAGTGCGCCCGCGAGCGCGCACATCCTTCTGGATCCCGGCTCCAAGGTGCTGCGCCGCCTGGAATATCTGGAGCGGTGGAAGGCGTCGCAGACGCCGAAGACCTGACGTCTAAGGCTCCAATTCGATGTCCCAGTAGAGGTAATCCAGCCAGCTCTGATGCAGGAAGTGCGGCGGGAAACGGCGGCCCGCCTGCTGTAGCTGCCAGGCGCTGGGCTGGTGGGCGGTGCGGCGCAGGGGCATCTGGGCCTGGCCGGGGGTGCGCCCGCCCTTGCGCAGATTGCAGGGGCCGCAGGCGGCGACGATGTTCTGCCAGGTGGTGCGGCCACCGCGCGAGCGGGGGATGACGTGGTCGAAGGTCAGGTCCTGGGCCGTGCCCGGCTCGCCGCAATACTGGCAGGCGAAACCGTCGCGCAGGAAGACGTTGAAGCGGGTGAAGGCGGGGCTGCGGTCCTGATCGACGTAGGACTTGAGGCAGACCACGCTGGGCAGCTGCATCTCCAGCGAGGGGCTGCGGACGATCTTGTCATAGGTGGCGACCACGTCGACGCGGTCCTGCCATACAGCCTTGACCACCTCTTCCCAGGGCCACAGCGACAAGGGGAAGTAGGACAAGGGCCGGAAGTCGGCGTTCAGCACCAGGGCTGGAAAACCGGACGGCGGACGGGTCAGGACCTGCATCAGGCCCTCCCGTCCATGCGGGGGGATATCGACGCTACAGGACTGAAGACACGTCTCCTTCCTTGGTCTGCTGACGAAAATCCTACGCCTGATTCCCGCGCATCGCCATGACCGGCATGAGGAGTTTTCGTGACGACCCGCGCCAGGCTCCGGGCCGCGGGCTCAGTAGCGGCTGGCCGCGCTGGGGAAGGCCGGCAGGCTCCAGCCCCACATCAAGGCGCCGGCGCGCAGCAGGAGGCCCGCCGCCAGGCCCGCGCCGACCGCCGGCCAGATAGGGACCGACGCCGCCTTCAGCCCGACGAACAGGCCCGCCGACACCAGGGCCGCGGTGATGTTCAGCTCGCGCCGTAGCAGGATGGAGGGCTGGCCCGCCAGGACGTCGCGCACGATCCCGCCGAAACAGGCCGTCAGCACCCCCATGACGATGCAGATCAGGGGCGCGACCCCATAGCTGGCGGACTTGGCCGCCCCCATCACCCCGTAGGCCGCCAGGCCGACGGCATCGAGCCACAGCAGGGCCCGGAAGCGCCATGACCGCGCCCCCAGCGTCCAGAAGGCGACCGCCACGGCCACGCAGACGGCGATGTAGCGCCAGTCCTGCACCCAGAAGACGGGGGCGCCGATCAGCAGGTCCCGCAACGTCCCGCCCCCGACCCCGGTGACGGCGGCGAAGAAGGCCAGGGTCAGGACGTCGTGCTTCTGGCGCGCGGCGGCCAGGGCCCCGGTGGCCGCGAACACGGCCACGCCCGCGAAGTCCAGCAACGGCAGGACGGCCGCCGGTCGGGCCAGGTCTGCGCCGGCGATCGGCTCCAACATCGTCATCATCCCCAGGGCGCCGCTCAGGGGCGCCGTCTTCGGGGTCGCCCCCGGTCGTCAATGGAAAACGGGGCTCAGGCCCCTTCGTCCAGCGCGATCTCGCCGCGCCGAACGCCTCCATACCACCCCCAGAGCAAATGCGCCGCCACCCCGCGATGCGGCCGCCAGATCTCGGCCCTGGCGTAGGCTTGCTTCTCGTTCGGACGGGCTTCGGCGCGGTCGGCCCAGCGCATCGCCTCCTGCAGGGCCACGTCGCCGCCGGGAAAGACGTCCAGCCGCCCCTCGCAGAACATCAGGAAGGTCTCGGCCGTCCATCGGCCCACCCCCTTGATGGCGACAAGGGCGGCGACGGCCTCGGCGTCGTCCAGTCGTTCCAGGTGGTCGAAGTCGATGCACCCCTCGACCTGGGCGCGAGCGATTTCCTGGCCGTATTTCGCCTTCTGACCGGACAGGCCGAAGGTCCGCAACGCTTCGACGTCCAGCGCCAGCACGGCGTCCGGCGTCACCTGGCCGTCCAGCCCCTCGACCACCCGCTTCCAGATGGAGGCCGCCGCCGCGACCGAGACCTGCTGCTCCACGATCATGCGGAACAGCCCCTCAAAGCCGCCGGGCCGCAGTCGCCATTCGAACACCGGCGTCGAGGCATGGGCCCGCGCCAGGGCCGGATCGGCCACGGCGAGCGCGTCGCGGGCGGCGGCGATGGAGGAAGCAGACGGAGCAAGGGCCATGAGGTCGTATCGACAGGAAAACAGCGCCGCTCTAGCATCGCGCCCATGCGTACTCTGGACGATCTTCTTCACCCGATCACCCCTGATCGCTTCTTCGCTGAGTTCCACGGCCGAAAACCGCTGCACATCCCGGCTGACGAAGGCGCGCCGAAGCGGGCGCTTCTGGATTGGCGCACGTTCAACAGCCTGCTGAACCAGCCCTCGATCTGGACCGCCCAGAGCCTGAAGCTGGTGCGCGACACTCAGCCCGTGCCGCCCGAGCAATATTGTCGTTCGGTGCAGACGCAGTCCGGCGCGGCGTTCCGCCCCGATCCCGCCAAGGTCGCGCTTTTCCTGACGGGAGGCGCCAGCCTGATTGCAGGCGACGTGCAGGATCTGACGCCCCCCATAGCCGCCCTCTCAGCCGCGCTGGGACGCCCGTTCGCCGCCGCCGTGGGCGCGAACATCTACTGTTCGTTCAAGGGCGTTCAGGCCTTTGGAACCCACTTTGACCTGACCGACGTCTTCGCCGTGCAGACCGAAGGCGAGAAGCTGTGGCGCCTCTACGAGAGTTGCGCGGACGCCCCCGTGGAAATGCCCTCGGGCGTGGGCGATGTGCGGCGATGGTTCGAGCAGACGAGAGGCCGCCTCCAGGCCGAGATCGTGATGAAGCCGGGAGACGTCCTGTATCTGCCGCGCGGCTGGTATCATGACGCCCTGGCCCAGGACACGGCCTCGCTTCACGTGACCTTTTCGCTGGCCTCCCTTCATGGCCGGATCATCTTCAACCTGCTCGAGCAGGCCGCCATGCAGGATTCCGCTTTTCGCGCCTATCTGCCGGCCGCCGAAAAGGACGGCGGCCGGGCGCTGCAGCAGCACCTCGCCGACCTGGGCCGACGGCTGGCGCAATTGACCGCCTCTCCAACCTTCCGCGACGAGGTGGCCATGACTCAGGAACGCCTGACGCCGCGCACGCACAGCTTCGCCCTGCCGGCCCGCGCACCGCTGACGCAATACAAGACCAACGGACTTCTGGGCCCCGCCTATGAGGGACCTGTCGCCCATGCCATGCACTGGGCGCTGTCCCAGCCCGCCTTCGCCCTAGAGGAGGTCATCGCCCAGTTCGACTTCGTGCCGGAAGCCGACATCCGCGCCGCCGTCGATCAGGCCGAAAAGACGGGAGTGTTGAAGCGGGTCTGACCCGCTCGGACGCGCCATGTTCGCCACCCGCTTCGCCCCCTCGCCCACAGGCCGCCTGCACAAGGGCCACGCCTTTTCGGCCCTGACGGCGTGGAGCGCAGCCAAGGCGGAAGACGGCCGCTTCGTACTGCGGATCGAGGACATCGACCCGACGCGGTGCAGGCCGGAGTTCGAGGCGGGAATTTATGAAGACCTGGCCTGGCTCGGCCTCGACTGGGAGACGCCGGTGCGGCGGCAATCCGAGCACCTGGCCGACTACGCCGCCGTGGGCGAGGCGTTGAGGGCGCGCGGCCTGCTCTACCGCTGTTTCCGCACGCGCAAGGAGATCCTCGACGCCATCGGCGACGCCCCCCACGGCCCCGCCGAGGCGGCCCGGCCCGGCCCGCACCCGGCGGAAGAAGAAGCACGCCTTCTGGCCGAGGAGCGGCCCTTCGCCTGGCGCCTGTCGCTGGACCGGGCCAAGGCGGCGCTGGGCGGGGCGGCATGGGAGGCGCTGAGCTTCGTCGAGGAAGGCGCAGGACCGAACGGCGAGACCGGCCTGGTCAAGGCGCGGCCCGAGACGGCGGGCGACGTGGTGCTGGCGCGCAAGGACGCCGGGGCCGCCTATCACCTGGCGGTGACGCACGACGACGCCCTGCAGGGGATCAGCCATGTGATCCGCGGCCAGGACCTGTTCGAGGCGACGAACATCCAGCGGCTGATCCAGGCCCTGATGGGCTGGCCGGCGCCCGTCTATCGCCACCACCGCTTGCTGACCGGGCCGGACGGCCGCCGCTACGCCAAGCGCGACCGCTCGGCGACCCTGTCCGAACTGCGCGCAGACGGCCTGACGCCCGAGGCGCTGAAAGCCGAACTGGGATTCTGAAGGGCCAGGACGGGCGCGCGTCGCGCGGCGAGCGGCGAGCGGCAGGACAACCGCGCTCAAGCAGCGAGCCGCCGCGCGGCGAGCGATAGCGCGCTGAAAGCCGTCCAACAAAAAAGACGCGGAGGTCGCCCTCCGCGTCTTCATTCGTCTGACGAACCTGAAGGTCCGTCGGCCTTAGAGGAGCTTGAGTTCCACGGCCGAGGTCTTGCCGCGCTGGGTTTCCAGCTCGTATTCGACCTTGGCGTTGTCATCGAGACCCGCCAGACCCGCCTTCTGAACGGCGGTGATGTGGACGAAAACGTCCGAGCCGCCGGTGTCGGGTTGGATGAAGCCGTAGCCCTTGGTGGGGTTGAACCACTTGACCGTGCCGGTCGCCATATTGCGTCTCCGTAAACGCGCTTTGCCAGTCGGACGTCCACGCGGGAGCGCCCGTCAGCCCATCTGGACAAGCTCGTTCAGGCGAAGGAGCGAGACGCGGGTTTGGACCCCACGTGAAATCCGGACTGCGGCGATGTTGTCACCCGACTATCCACAGCGGTCAACTGTAAAGCGAACGGCGGCCCCCCAGCTTTACAGTTTAATTTCCGGCTCCCGACGCGGCCGCGATCAGTCCCCTGGCCAGGGCCTGGCAAGCCGGGCCGCCACGCTCGCCGTCGTTGGACAGGCCGATGAAGGCCCGCCCGCCCCGGACGTCCACCAGAGCGAGGGCGCGCCACAGGGTGTTCGACCCCTCGTGCGCCACGACCGGCCCCCCGGCCCAGGCTTGCGGCGGAAGCGCGATCCAGCCCAGGGCGTAGCTCCGGCCCGCGCTCGGCGTCGTCAGACGGCGCACCGTCTCCGCCGACAGCCAGCCGCCGCCGTCCGTCAGGAACACCGCGAGGAAGCGGGCGTAGTCGGCCAGGCTCATGTGCGCCGTCCCCGCCGGCCCCAGGGCCAGGGGATTGTCCGCCCCCGGATCGGCGGGGTTCATCGGGACAGCCTCGCCGCCCGTGCGGCGATGGCCCCAGGCGTAGTCGCCCCCTGCCCCTTTGGCCCCGGGCGCGCCGAAGCCGCCGCTGGCGAGGTCCAGGGGGGCGAAGACCTCGGCCCGCATGGCGTCCTCCCACGACCCGCCCGTGATCGCCTCGATCGCCGCCCCGACCAGGACGTAGTTGGCGTTGCCGTATTGAAAGAGGCCCGGCGTTCCCGCCGGCGGCGCCTTGAGCGCCTGCTCGACGAGGGCGCGGCGCTGCTCCGGCAGGGACCTGGGATCGGCCCGGGCCGTCATCAGCCAGGGCCGCCCCATGACGGAGGCGTCGGCCAGTCCGGCCGCATGGCTCATGAAATCGTCGATCGTCGCCGCTCCCCATGCGGGGTCGATGCGCAGGCCCGGAAAGACGTCGGCCAGGGGCATGGCCCAACGCGCGCGGCCCTGCTCGACCAGCCGTCCCCATAGGGCCGCCGTCATGGCCTTGGTGTTGGAGCCCAGATGCCAGCGGTCGTCCGCCGTCGCCAGAGCTTCGTGATCCGCCCGACGCACACCGCGCGCGCCGGACCACGCCAGCCCCTGGGGCGTGACCAGACCCCCGGCGAGGGCGACCGGCCCGACCGCGTCAAAAGCCGCGCTGAGCGCCGCATCCAGGGCCTCTGCCGATCCCGCGCTCGCGATGGACGGCAGGGCGACAGCGGCCGCGCCGGCGGCCAGGGCATGACGACGGGTGATCATATGGCGGCTCCGAGGGCGATGACGGCGCCATGCTGACGCCCGCCTCTGGCGCGTCCAGTTAAAAGGTCGCAAGGTTCTCCCTCAGCGACGAAAGGACTCCCCATGGCCAAGGACGACTACGACGCCACCCTGGAGATGCTGCAGATTCAACTGGTCGAGACCCAGGCCTGGGCCATCGACCAGGGGCTGAAGATCGTCATCGTCTTCGAAGGCCGCGACGCCGCCGGCAAGGACGGGGCGATCAAGCGGATGACGGAATACATGGCCCCGCGCCAGACCCGCGTGGTCGCCCTGCCCAAGCCGAGCGACCGCGAACTGACCCAGTGGTATTTCCAGCGCTACGCCAGCCACCTGCCGGCGGCGGGCGAGACGGTCTTCTTCAACCGCTCCTGGTACAACCGGGCGGGAGTCGAGCCGGTCATGGGCTTCTGCACGCCCGAGCAGCACGAGCGCTTCCTTCACGACGCGCCCCATTTCGAGCGGATGCTGACCCAGTCCGGCACCATTCTCATCAAGCTGTGGCTCGACATCTCGCGTGCCGAGCAGGACCGGCGGCTGGAGGAGCGCGTCAGCCATCCGCTGAAACGCTTCAAGGTCTCGCCGCTGGACGCCGAGGCCCAGAAACGCTGGGACGCCTATTCCGCCGCCCGCAACGAGATGCTGGAGCGCACCCACGTCGACTATGCGCCGTGGACGGTCGTCGCCACCGACGACAAGAAGAAGGCGCGGCTGAACATCATCCGCCACGTCCTGCACCGGTTGGCCGCCCCTGGGCTGGAGTGCCAGAAGCCGGATTCCGAGATCGTCTTCTCCGCCGAAAAGACCAAGGGGCGGCTGGCGAAGTAGGCCTGCGCCGCCCTCGCCGACGATCAGCGCTCGGCGGCCAGAGGCTCGAGGCGCCGCGCCCGCCTGGCCCTCGGTTGAGGCCGCACGCCCAGCAGCAGGCCCAGCCAGCCCAGGCGACGCGCCGCCTCATAGGTCGCGAAACAGCCCAGGAAGGTGGCGGCGATCAGCAGCCCCGCCTCCAGCAGCAAGGGCAGGCCCAGCGGCGCCAGATGGTGCGCCGTCACCACGGTGATCGTCTGGTGCATGATGTAGAAGGGGAAGACCCCGACCGTCAGATAGCGCAGCACCGGCCCGCCCCGATTCAGATAGCGCGCGCCATAGCCCAGGACGGCGACGATGAAGGCCCACTGGTCGACGGCATAGACTAGGCGCATGGCCGCCTGCAGCGCCTCGGGCGGCACGGCGTCCTCGGCGCGCCAGGTCCAGGCGTAGGCCGCCCACCCGGCCCAGGCCACCAGGGCCAGGATCAGGGCCGGGCGGCGCAAGCGCTCATAGCCCGCCTTCAGCGCCTCGGAGCGCGCGCTGGCGAAGCCGAACAGGAAGACGCTGAACGACAGGGCGTGGTTGTACCAGTCGTCGACCAGGGCGTGGGTGACGGGAAAGATCGGGGCCAGGGCCAGGCGGATCAGCGCCAGCCAGACGATCGGCCAGACCAGCAGGCCCCAGCCCTTGAGGACGCGCTCCAGCCCCGCCTGGATCGGCGTCAGGAAGCGACGCCCGGCCGCCAGCAGCCCCGCCAGGATCAGGCTGTAGGCCAGCAGATAGGCCACGAACCACATATGATTCCAGGTCGGGGTGATCAGGCAGCCGTCGGCGTCGCACCAGCCGCCCGAGGCGGTCGCGTACTTCACCCAGAAGTCGGTCAGCCAGGGCGAATGCGCCGGGTCGGCGACGCCCAGCCCCCGCGCCGCCTCGACCACCTCGTAATAGGTCTGCGGCGGCACGATCACGAACATGGCGAACAGCAGCGGCGGCGCCAGGCGCAGCAGGCGCGATCCGGCGAAGCGGCGGGCGCCGCCCTCCCCTTGCCGCGCGAAGCCGTCGAACAGGAAGCGCGTCGCCGCCCCCGACACCAGGAACAGCAGCGTCAGCCGCCAGGGGCTGGTCAGTTGCATCACCGGCTCCAGCGCCTCGACGGGGCGCGGACTGTTCACATGCCAGTCCCAGGGCACGTAGAACATGCCGACGTGATAAAGGATGAGCAGCATGAAGGCGCCGACGCGGATCCAGTCCAGATCATGGCGGCGCGTCGGCGGGGCGAGAGGTTCGGCGGGCATGGGGGCGACCTGTGAGGAATGACGAAGCGAGGCCTGGGCTCTCATTTCGGCGCGGCGGGCCGCAACCGGCCGGGGCCGGGCGGAGGCCCGGCGGGGCCGATCCGAAGACGCCGGGGACGAGCGGCGACGCTCAGGGGGCGAACGGGGCGCGGCGCGACCTCGTGCAGGGCTGGACGGTCGCGGTCGGCGTCATCGCAGCCTTCATGGTGGTCAACGCCCTGACGGAGCTGACCGACTCACCGTCGCTGCGGCTCTGGGCGCCTTGGGTGTGGGAGGCCACCAGCGCCCTGGCCCTGGCCCTGGTGGTCTGGCTGCCCTGGCTGGCGGGCCGCATCGCCCCGCCCGCCCGGCTGAACGACGGCTGGGGCGCGTGCACCCGCTTCTTCGCCCTGCATCTGGCGACGGCGGTCTTCTACAGCCTGCTGCACGTGCTGGTGATGGGGGCCATGCGCCACGGCGTCTACGCCGCCCTGGGCGAGGTCTATGACTACGGCCCGCCGGTCGAGCGCTTCATCTATGAGTTCCGCAAGGATCTGCTCAGCTACGGCCTGTTCGTCGGCGTCTTCTGGGCGGTGCGAAGCCTGCGCGAGGCGCGCGAGACGCCGCTGCGGCCGGTCAGCTTCGACATCCGCGACGGGGCCCGGCTGATCCGCGCGCCGCTGGACGACATCCTGGCCGCGACCTCGGCGGGCAACTACGTCGAATTCGTGCTGGCCGACGGCCGTCGCCCGCTGATGCGCGCCACCTTGGCGGCGGTGGAGGCGGAGCTGGAGCGCTGCGGCTTCGTCCGCACCCATCGCGGCTGGCTGGTCAACGCCGCGCGGATGAGCGGCCTGCGGCCCGAAGGCTCGGGCGACTGGACCGTCGAACTGGGATCACTGGAGGCGCCGCTGTCGCGCCGCTATCCCGAGGCGCTGGAGAGGCTCAGGGCCGAGCGCTCCGGCGCCTAGGCCTACTTCAAGCCATCTTCCGCCAGCGTGTGCGCCACGATGGCATTGGCGTGGCCATGGCCCAGGTCGTGCTCGTCCTTGAGCAGGGTCACCAGCTCCATGTGCTTGGCGGGATAGCGGGCGCGGACCTCCGCCTTCCACTCGGCGATGGGTCGCCCGTACTTCTTCTCGATAGAGGGGAAATAGGACGCAGGGCCCTTGATCGGCGCTTCAGTCATCGGCGGCTTCCTCGCGTTTGCGAGCCACTAGACGCGCGACCGCCGCGCTGCGCAATGGGCCTCGCATGACGCGGATCGGACGCGCCCCCTTCACCCGCGACGGCCTCAGGGTCTAAGACCCCTGCATGAACACCACCGCCCCGCTTCCCGACGCCGCCGGCCAGAACTGGGTGGACCGCCACGCCCCCGAGGGCCTCAAGCCGTGGCTGAAGCTGGGCCGCTTCGACCGCCCGATCGGCACCTGGCTGCTGCTGCTGCCCGGCTGGCAGGGGATCATGCTGGCGCTGAACCAGTACGACCGGCCGTTCGGCGGCTATGAGCTGTGGCTGCTGGGCGGCTTCGCCGTCGGCGCCGCCCTGATGCGCGGGGCGGGCTGCGCGGTGAACGACATCGCCGACCGAAACTTCGACGCCCAGGTGGCGCGCACCGCCCTGCGCCCCATCCCGGCGGGCCAGATCAGCGTCAAGCAGGCCTGGCTGTTCGTGGCGGGCCTGTGCCTGGTCAGCCTGTGCATCCTGCTGACCATGAACCTGATGTCCGTCCTGCTGGGCGCCCTGTCTCTGGGCCTGGTGGCGGCCTATCCCTTCATGAAGCGCATCACCTGGTGGCCCCAGGCCTGGCTGGGCCTGACCTTCAACTGGGGCGCCCTGCTGGGCTTCGCGGCGGCGACGGGGGGGCTGTTCGCCCTGGGCTGGCTCTATGTGCTGAGGGTCAAGGCCAGCGGCGACGGCTACTGGATGGCCGAGGGACTGGACCGGATGGGTCACCTCGCCCTGTCGGCGGGCCTGCTCTACGCGGGCGGGCTGTTCTGGACCCTGGGCTATGACACCATCTACGCCCTTCAGGACATCGAGGACGACGTCATGGCCGGGGTGAAGTCCTCGGCCCGCGCCCTGGGCGGCAAGGTCAAGGAAGGCGTGGCCGTCTTCTACGTCCTGGCCGTGGTCCTGGCCGGGGCGGCCGGTTTCGCCGCCGGTCTGGGGCCGGTCTTCTATGTCGGCCTGGCGCTCTACGCCCTACATCTGGCGTGGCAGGCGCGGCGGCTGGACCCGCAGGACACGGTCTTGTGTCTGCGGCTTTTCAAGTCAAATCGCGATGCGGGGTTGATCCTTCTGGCCGCGATCGCGTTCAACGGCCTAGCTTTCTGATCGAACCGTTCCCAAGGAGCCCGGCATGATCCCTTCGCGCCCCGTTCGCGCCCTTCTCGTCACCGTCGCCGTCGCGGCCTCGCTCGCTGCCTGCCAGCGCCAAGAGAAGAAGGCGGCACCGACCGCGCCGGAGGCGACCGCCCAGGCCGTCGCCGAGGGGCCGCTGAAGTATGAAAGCGCCACCCCCTACGCCAAGGTCAGCCTGAGCCTGCCGGAGGCCGTCCTGGCCTACCCCGCCCTCTATGCGCCGCTGTACCGCGACGAGGTGGCCAGGCTGAAGGAATACGCCGAGGGCGCCCAGGCCGACCGCACCGAGGCGGGCTCGCCCGAGGGCATGCCCCCTTATGAGAAGACCATCGTCTTCGGCGCCCCGGTCGAGACCGGCCGCCTGTTCAGCCTGATGCGGACCGACTTCGACTATTCCGGCGGCGCCCATCCGAACACCGTCGCCACCGGCCTGCTGTGGGACAAGGCCGAGGGCCGTCGCATCGCCGCCGCCGACCTGTTCGCTAAGGGCGCCGACCGCGCGGGCGTGGAGCGCGCCCTGTGCCAGGCGGTGAACACGGCCAAGAAGGCCCGCCCCGGCGCCCAGCCCGTCGCCGCGACCGGCGACATCTGGACCTGCCCCAAGCTGGACAAGGTGGCCGTGACCCTGGCCCCCGGCGCGGTTCCGGGCAAGGCGGGGGGCCTGACCTTCCTGATCGACGCCTATGCGGTCGGCCCCTATGTCGAGGGCGCCTACTATCTGACCCTGCCGCTCTCGGCCTTCCAGAGCGCCCTGTCGCCGACCTATGCGGGCGAGTTCGAGGGCGCCCCGGCCAAGGCGGGCGACGTCACCGAGGACCTGCGGCCGAAGGGCTAACCCTTCTACCGCTCATCCCTGCGGAGGCGGGGATGAGCGGTGTGTTTCTCAGTCCGCCAGAAAGGCGTCGACCAGGACGTCCAGCCGTTCGGGCTGGTCGATCATGATGAAGTGCCGGGCGTCGTC
The nucleotide sequence above comes from Brevundimonas naejangsanensis. Encoded proteins:
- a CDS encoding trimeric intracellular cation channel family protein is translated as MMTMLEPIAGADLARPAAVLPLLDFAGVAVFAATGALAAARQKHDVLTLAFFAAVTGVGGGTLRDLLIGAPVFWVQDWRYIAVCVAVAVAFWTLGARSWRFRALLWLDAVGLAAYGVMGAAKSASYGVAPLICIVMGVLTACFGGIVRDVLAGQPSILLRRELNITAALVSAGLFVGLKAASVPIWPAVGAGLAAGLLLRAGALMWGWSLPAFPSAASRY
- a CDS encoding acyltransferase family protein, which encodes MPAEPLAPPTRRHDLDWIRVGAFMLLILYHVGMFYVPWDWHVNSPRPVEALEPVMQLTSPWRLTLLFLVSGAATRFLFDGFARQGEGGARRFAGSRLLRLAPPLLFAMFVIVPPQTYYEVVEAARGLGVADPAHSPWLTDFWVKYATASGGWCDADGCLITPTWNHMWFVAYLLAYSLILAGLLAAGRRFLTPIQAGLERVLKGWGLLVWPIVWLALIRLALAPIFPVTHALVDDWYNHALSFSVFLFGFASARSEALKAGYERLRRPALILALVAWAGWAAYAWTWRAEDAVPPEALQAAMRLVYAVDQWAFIVAVLGYGARYLNRGGPVLRYLTVGVFPFYIMHQTITVVTAHHLAPLGLPLLLEAGLLIAATFLGCFATYEAARRLGWLGLLLGVRPQPRARRARRLEPLAAER
- a CDS encoding cold-shock protein, with the protein product MATGTVKWFNPTKGYGFIQPDTGGSDVFVHITAVQKAGLAGLDDNAKVEYELETQRGKTSAVELKLL
- a CDS encoding serine hydrolase domain-containing protein is translated as MITRRHALAAGAAAVALPSIASAGSAEALDAALSAAFDAVGPVALAGGLVTPQGLAWSGARGVRRADHEALATADDRWHLGSNTKAMTAALWGRLVEQGRARWAMPLADVFPGLRIDPAWGAATIDDFMSHAAGLADASVMGRPWLMTARADPRSLPEQRRALVEQALKAPPAGTPGLFQYGNANYVLVGAAIEAITGGSWEDAMRAEVFAPLDLASGGFGAPGAKGAGGDYAWGHRRTGGEAVPMNPADPGADNPLALGPAGTAHMSLADYARFLAVFLTDGGGWLSAETVRRLTTPSAGRSYALGWIALPPQAWAGGPVVAHEGSNTLWRALALVDVRGGRAFIGLSNDGERGGPACQALARGLIAAASGAGN
- a CDS encoding DNA-3-methyladenine glycosylase family protein, which encodes MALAPSASSIAAARDALAVADPALARAHASTPVFEWRLRPGGFEGLFRMIVEQQVSVAAAASIWKRVVEGLDGQVTPDAVLALDVEALRTFGLSGQKAKYGQEIARAQVEGCIDFDHLERLDDAEAVAALVAIKGVGRWTAETFLMFCEGRLDVFPGGDVALQEAMRWADRAEARPNEKQAYARAEIWRPHRGVAAHLLWGWYGGVRRGEIALDEGA
- the gluQRS gene encoding tRNA glutamyl-Q(34) synthetase GluQRS, which codes for MFATRFAPSPTGRLHKGHAFSALTAWSAAKAEDGRFVLRIEDIDPTRCRPEFEAGIYEDLAWLGLDWETPVRRQSEHLADYAAVGEALRARGLLYRCFRTRKEILDAIGDAPHGPAEAARPGPHPAEEEARLLAEERPFAWRLSLDRAKAALGGAAWEALSFVEEGAGPNGETGLVKARPETAGDVVLARKDAGAAYHLAVTHDDALQGISHVIRGQDLFEATNIQRLIQALMGWPAPVYRHHRLLTGPDGRRYAKRDRSATLSELRADGLTPEALKAELGF
- a CDS encoding UbiA family prenyltransferase, with amino-acid sequence MNTTAPLPDAAGQNWVDRHAPEGLKPWLKLGRFDRPIGTWLLLLPGWQGIMLALNQYDRPFGGYELWLLGGFAVGAALMRGAGCAVNDIADRNFDAQVARTALRPIPAGQISVKQAWLFVAGLCLVSLCILLTMNLMSVLLGALSLGLVAAYPFMKRITWWPQAWLGLTFNWGALLGFAAATGGLFALGWLYVLRVKASGDGYWMAEGLDRMGHLALSAGLLYAGGLFWTLGYDTIYALQDIEDDVMAGVKSSARALGGKVKEGVAVFYVLAVVLAGAAGFAAGLGPVFYVGLALYALHLAWQARRLDPQDTVLCLRLFKSNRDAGLILLAAIAFNGLAF
- a CDS encoding JmjC domain-containing protein yields the protein MRTLDDLLHPITPDRFFAEFHGRKPLHIPADEGAPKRALLDWRTFNSLLNQPSIWTAQSLKLVRDTQPVPPEQYCRSVQTQSGAAFRPDPAKVALFLTGGASLIAGDVQDLTPPIAALSAALGRPFAAAVGANIYCSFKGVQAFGTHFDLTDVFAVQTEGEKLWRLYESCADAPVEMPSGVGDVRRWFEQTRGRLQAEIVMKPGDVLYLPRGWYHDALAQDTASLHVTFSLASLHGRIIFNLLEQAAMQDSAFRAYLPAAEKDGGRALQQHLADLGRRLAQLTASPTFRDEVAMTQERLTPRTHSFALPARAPLTQYKTNGLLGPAYEGPVAHAMHWALSQPAFALEEVIAQFDFVPEADIRAAVDQAEKTGVLKRV
- a CDS encoding HNH endonuclease, which gives rise to MMQVLTRPPSGFPALVLNADFRPLSYFPLSLWPWEEVVKAVWQDRVDVVATYDKIVRSPSLEMQLPSVVCLKSYVDQDRSPAFTRFNVFLRDGFACQYCGEPGTAQDLTFDHVIPRSRGGRTTWQNIVAACGPCNLRKGGRTPGQAQMPLRRTAHQPSAWQLQQAGRRFPPHFLHQSWLDYLYWDIELEP
- a CDS encoding DUF3298 and DUF4163 domain-containing protein, producing MIPSRPVRALLVTVAVAASLAACQRQEKKAAPTAPEATAQAVAEGPLKYESATPYAKVSLSLPEAVLAYPALYAPLYRDEVARLKEYAEGAQADRTEAGSPEGMPPYEKTIVFGAPVETGRLFSLMRTDFDYSGGAHPNTVATGLLWDKAEGRRIAAADLFAKGADRAGVERALCQAVNTAKKARPGAQPVAATGDIWTCPKLDKVAVTLAPGAVPGKAGGLTFLIDAYAVGPYVEGAYYLTLPLSAFQSALSPTYAGEFEGAPAKAGDVTEDLRPKG
- the ppk2 gene encoding polyphosphate kinase 2, encoding MAKDDYDATLEMLQIQLVETQAWAIDQGLKIVIVFEGRDAAGKDGAIKRMTEYMAPRQTRVVALPKPSDRELTQWYFQRYASHLPAAGETVFFNRSWYNRAGVEPVMGFCTPEQHERFLHDAPHFERMLTQSGTILIKLWLDISRAEQDRRLEERVSHPLKRFKVSPLDAEAQKRWDAYSAARNEMLERTHVDYAPWTVVATDDKKKARLNIIRHVLHRLAAPGLECQKPDSEIVFSAEKTKGRLAK
- a CDS encoding DUF4287 domain-containing protein — encoded protein: MTEAPIKGPASYFPSIEKKYGRPIAEWKAEVRARYPAKHMELVTLLKDEHDLGHGHANAIVAHTLAEDGLK
- a CDS encoding LytTR family DNA-binding domain-containing protein; the encoded protein is MQGWTVAVGVIAAFMVVNALTELTDSPSLRLWAPWVWEATSALALALVVWLPWLAGRIAPPARLNDGWGACTRFFALHLATAVFYSLLHVLVMGAMRHGVYAALGEVYDYGPPVERFIYEFRKDLLSYGLFVGVFWAVRSLREARETPLRPVSFDIRDGARLIRAPLDDILAATSAGNYVEFVLADGRRPLMRATLAAVEAELERCGFVRTHRGWLVNAARMSGLRPEGSGDWTVELGSLEAPLSRRYPEALERLRAERSGA